ATGGGTAAAGTGCAGTTATTTTTTCAAACGTTTTTATTAGGTAAAATCATGCTGATTTTTAACCGCACTTATTGTACCTGTATTCCATGGTTTTTCCAATTAACCATCAATAAAGGTGGTTCTTTACTTGCCTATTTTTCGATTTCTCCTTAATATGCCAAATCCTACCTTGAATTTATGCAACTCATCCCCATATTCAATGAAATTATAGAATTGATGTAAGAGAGATAACTATGAACGCCAAAAGAACTCAACAACGTACACTTCCTGTATTGCCATTACGGGATGTTGTCGTTTTCCCTTATATGGTGATGCCACTTTTTGTTGGGCGCGCAAAATCGATTAGCGCCCTTGATGAAGCCATGAATGAGTGCAAACAATTATTATTGGTGTCACAAAAGCAGGCTGATTTAGAAGAACCTACCGTTGATGATGTATTCGATGTCGGGACGATTGCCAATATTATTCAATTATTAAAATTGCCAGACGGCACAGTGAAAGTGTTGGTGGAAGGGCAACAGCGCGCGAAAATCAATCAATTAAATGATGGTGAAGACCATTTTTCTGCGGAAGTCACACCGATTGAAACCACGTTTGGCGATGAAAAAGAATTAGATGTGGTGAAGGCAGCCGTTTTAAATGAATTTGAAAGTTATCTGCAACTTAATAAAAAAATCCCTGCAGATGTTTTAGGTGCGCTTCAACGCATTGATGATGCTGATCATTTAGCAGATACCATGGCTGCGCATATTCCAGTGACCGTTCGCCATAAACAAAGCGTGTTAGAACTGGCAGATGTGCAAGAGCGTTTAGAATACTTGCTCGGCATGATGGAATCTGAAGCAGATATTCTTCAAGTTGAAAAACGCATCCGCGGCCGTGTGAAAAAACAAATGGAGAAAAGTCAGCGTAACTATTATCTTAGCGAACAAATTAAAGCGATTCGCAAAGAAATGGACGAAGGCGAAAGCGAAGATACTATTGATGAAGTTGAGCAACTTCGTCAAAAGGTCGAAGCGGCAGGTATGCCAGCAGATGTGCGTGATAAAGTAGAAAGCGAGTTACAAAAACTCAAAATGATGTCAGCAATGTCGGCTGAAGCGACAGTGGTGCGTAGCTATATTGAATGGATGCTTCAAGTGCCATGGCATAAACGTACCAAAGTGAAGAAAGATATCGCAAAAGCTCAACAGGTTTTAGATGCGGATCACTATGGTTTAGAACGAGTGAAAGAACGTATTTTAGAATACCTTGCGGTGCAAGCGCGTTTAAACAAAATCAAAGGACCAATCCTTTGCTTAGTGGGGCCGCCAGGGGTAGGTAAAACCTCACTGGGTCAATCTATTGCGAATGCAACAGGTCGTAAATATGTACGCATGGCATTAGGTGGGGTACGCGATGAAGCAGAAATCCGCGGTCACCGTAAAACCTATATTGGTGCATTGCCGGGTAAATTGATTCAAAAAATGGCAAAAGTTGGTGTGAAAAACCCACTCTTCTTGCTTGATGAAATTGATAAAATGTCTTCGGATATGCGTGGTGATCCCGCATCAGCCTTGTTAGAAGTGCTTGATCCAGAACAAAATACCACCTTCAACGATCACTATCTTGAAGTGGACTACGATTTGTCTGATGTGATGTTTGTGGCAACCTCAAATTCCATGAATATTCCAGGTCCATTGTTAGATCGTATGGAAGTGATTCGTCTTTCTGGTTATACCGAAGATGAAAAACTGAATATTGCGATGCAACATTTGTTACAAAAACAAATTGAACGTAATGGATTGAAAAAAGGCGAATTAACCATCGAAGAAAACGCGATTTTAGATATTATCCGTTATTACACCCGTGAAGCTGGTGTGCGTGGATTAGAGCGTGAGATTTCTAAAATCTGTCGTAAAGCAGTGAAGAATTTATTGGTCAATCCAAAAGTGAAATCGATTACCGTTAATTCAGACAACTTGCATGACTATCTTGGTGTGAAACGTTTTGAATTTGGTAAAGCGGATACCCAAAACCGTGTGGGCGAAGTAACAGGCCTTGCGTGGACAGAAGTGGGTGGTGACTTACTAACCATTGAAACTGCTTCAGTAGTAGGTAAAGGCAAATTAACCTTCACCGGTTCATTAGGCGATGTGATGAAAGAATCTATCCAAGCAGCCATGACCGTAGTCCGTGCACGTGCTGAAAAATTGGGTATCAATTCTGAATTCCATGAAAAACGTGATATTCACATTCACGTACCAGATGGCGCAACACCGAAAGATGGCCCAAGTGCAGGTATTGCAATGTGTACGGCATTGGTTTCTTGCTTAACGGGTAACCCAGTGCGTGCCGATGTCGCGATGACTGGTGAAATCAGCCTACGCGGTAAAGTATTACCAATTGGCGGATTGAAAGAAAAATTACTTGCGGCACATCGTGGTGGCATTAAAACCGTATTGATTCCAAAAGATAACGTGAAAGATTTGGAAGAAATTCCTGGTAACGTAAAAGAAAATCTTGCGATTCATGCGGTAGAAACCATTGATGAAGTGTTAGGCTTAGCGTTAGAAAATCCACCAGAAGGCATTGAGTTCGTGAAAGTGGAAACGAAAGCGAAAGCACCACGCCGTAAAGCTGCGACTAAAACAGCAAGAGCGGTCAATTAATGACTCATTTTTAGGGCTTGTGAAAACAAGCCCTTTTGACTTTTAATTATGCAAAAATTTCCCCCTCTTTCCCTTTATGTGCATATTCCCTGGTGTGTGCAGAAATGCCCTTATTGTGATTTCAATTCGCATGCACAGAAAGGCGCAATTCCTGAACAAGAATATGTGCAACATCTGATCGCCGATCTTGAGGCAGACTTAGAGAAATATCAGGCTAGTATTCAAAATCGTCCACTCCATTCAATTTTTATTGGTGGTGGCACGCCGAGTTTATTTTCAGCGGAAAGTATCAAGTTGTTATTGGCAGAAATTCAACGTCGTATTCCTTTTTCAGAGAATATTGAAATAACTATGGAAGCTAATCCAGGCACAGTGGAGGCGGAGCGTTTTAAAGGCTATGTGGATGCTGGTGTAACACGTATTTCCATGGGCATCCAAAGTTTTAATGACGATAAATTACAACGTTTAGGACGTATTCATAATGCGGAGGAAGCTAAAAGTGCGGTCAGTTTAGCGAAAGTTTCTGGGTTAAAAAGTTTCAATCTAGATTTAATGCACGGCTTGCCAAATCAAGCACTTGAGGAAGCGCTAGATGATTTGCGACAAGCCATTGAGCTTGCTCCACCACACCTTTCTTGGTATCAGCTCACCATTGAACCGAATACCATGTTTGCTTATCGCCCGCCTACATTGCCGGATGATGATGAGCTTTGGGATATTTTTGAGCAAGGCCATCAGCTTTTAACCGAAGCGGGTTATCAACAATATGAAACATCCGCTTATGCAAAGCCGGGCTTTCAATGTCAGCACAATCTGAATTATTGGCGATTCGGGGATTATTTGGCGATAGGTTGTGGTGCACATGGAAAACTGACTTTTCCTGATGGCGATATTTTACGTTTTTCTAAAACGAAGCATCCAAAAGGCTATTTGCGTGGTGAATATCTTTATGAAGAAAAATACGTGGAAAAAAATGACCGCGCTTTTGAGTTCTTTATGAATCGTTTTCGTTTATTGGAAGCCGTGCCAAAACAAGAGTTTGAATATTACACAGGGCTTTCGCAAAGTGCGGTCAAAAATCAAATTGATTTTGCGATCCAGCAGAATTATATTGTGGAAACACCTGATTATTGGCAGATCACCGAACATGGGAAATTGTTTTTAAACGAACTATTAGCGCTTTTCTTAGATGAATAAAATTTTTTCATCATCACGAATAAATTTTTACACTTGTTTATTTAATAGGGTCATATTAAAGTAAAGCAAACGTTTACGTTATTATTCAAAATTTAAAAGGGACAGAGAAATGGATCAACTAGAAATGAAAAAATTAGCGGCACGCGCAGCGTTAAAATATGTTAAACCCGATACGATTGTTGGTGTAGGAAGTGGCTCAACAGTGAATTGTTTTATTGAAGCTTTAGGTGAATTAAAAGATCAAATTCAAGGTGCGGTAGCCGCATCTAAAGCCTCAGAAGAATTATTGCGTAAACAGGGCATTGAAGTGTTTAGTGCTAACGATGTATCCAGTTTAGATATTTATGTAGATGGCGCAGATGAAATCAATCCACAAAAAATGATGATCAAAGGCGGCGGTGCGGCATTGACTCGCGAAAAAATTGTGGCCGCTTTAGCGAAAAAATTTATTTGTATCGTGGATTCCAGTAAACAAGTGGATGTTTTGGGTACGACCTTCCCATTACCAGTAGAAGTCATTCCAATGGCACGTTCACAAGTCGGTCGTAAATTAGTTTCTCTTGGCGGCGCGCCTGAATATCGTGAAGGTGTAGTAACGGATAACGGTAACGTGATTTTAGATGTACATAACTTCGCCATTTTAAATCCAGTGGAAATGGAAAAAGAATTGAATAACGTAGCTGGTGTGGTAACAAATGGTATTTTTGCCTTACGCAGTGCGGATATTGTGATTGTTGGTACACCAGAAGGCGCAAAAGTCATCGATTAATAAAAATAAGGAAGCAAACATGACAAACAAAGTGTCACTCGACAAATCAAAAATTAAATTTGTGCTATTAGAGGGCGTGCACCAAAGTGCATTAGATACCTTGCATGCCGCAGGCTACACCAATATCGACTTTTACAAAAAAGCTTTAGATGGTGATGAGCTAAAAGAAGCGATTAAAGATGCGCATTTTATCGGCTTACGTTCTCGTACTAATTTGACTAAGGAAATGATTGAAGCTGCGCCGAAACTTATTGCCATTGGCTGTTTCTGTATCGGTACCAACCAAGTGGATCTTGATGCGGCAAAAATGCGCGGGATTCCAGTATTTAATGCCCCGTTCTCCAATACACGTTCTGTGGCTGAATTAGTGTTGGGTGAAATTTTGCTCTTAATGCGCAATATTCCTCAGGCAAATGCGGATGTGCATCGTGGTTTATGGAATAAATCTGCCGTGGGCTCTCATGAAGTACGTGGTAAAAAACTCGGTATTGTGGGCTATGGCCATATCGGTTCGCAATTAAGTATTATTGCGGAATCTTTAGGGATGGAGGTGTATTTCTACGATATCGAAAATAAATTACCATTGGGTAATGCTAAACAATTGCACACACTTGAAGAGTTATTGGGTTTTTGTGATGTGATTTCGCTTCATGTACCTGATTTACCTTCAACCCGAAATTTAATGAGTGCTGAACGTATTGCACAGTTAAAACAAGATTCAATTTTGATTAATGCGGCACGTGGTATGGTAGTAGATATTGATGCTTTAGCCGCAGCGCTTGAACAAGGCAAAGTCCGTGGTGCGGCGGTTGACGTATTCCCTGTTGAACCCGCTTCAATCAATGAAGAGTTTGTTTCACCATTACGTAAATTTGATAATGTGATTTTGACCCCGCATATCGGTGGTTCAACCGCAGAAGCCCAAGAAAACATTGGTTTTGAAGTTGCGGGTAAATTTGTGAAATATTCTGATAATGGTTCAACTCTTTCTTCCGTGAATTTCCCAGAAGTATCTTTACCTGAACACCTTGGCACAAAACGTTTACTTCATATTCACGAAAACCGTCCGGGTGTATTAAACAAATTGAACCAAATTTTTGTTGAAGCTAATCTCAATATTGCGGCGCAATTTTTACAAACCGATCCAAAAATTGGTTATGTCGTCGTTGATATCGAAACAGATGATGCGTCTCCGTTATTAGCTAAACTTCGTGAGATTGAAGGCACAATTAAAGCACGAGTATTGTTTTAATGTGAAAAATTAAGCGAAAACTGACCGCACTTTGTGTGGGATAGAACGCAAAATGGGCAAAGTAGGTTATCTTACTTTGCCCATTTTTATTAACTGTTTGCGACTTACATTATTTCATCATAGCATTAAATAGATTGCGGCGATCAGAATTAAATGTCGGCTGTGCGGTTGGGATGGATAAAACCATACGCAAACAATCTTGCGTAAGTTGAACCGCCTGTTCATTAGTCAGATTCGGGTCGAGTGGTGAATGTAAGGAACAGCTTAAATATTGCGGTACATTTTCAAGACTACTAACGGTGAAGGTTAGCGCTTTGTACGGCAGTTGAACAGTGAGTTTATCACCTAATTCACGCGGTTCCCATTGTTGTTGAGGACCTGGCAGAATCACCACACTCATCAGCCACGGGGTTAATACTGTACCAATCCATTGGTCTTCAAATAAAACAAATTTAGGGCAAAAACATTCAATGCCTTTGTGATAGAAAGGGAGATCTTGCATTTCAGGCACAATGTTTTTCATTTCGGTAAGGAAAATATCTGTTGGGTTTTCTTCAAAGCCAGTGACAGAGGTTAAAAGTGCGGTAGAGTTTTCAGGTGTTTTTTCGTGTCGATACATGGTTTATTTTTCAATATTAATAAGATTAAAGCATAGCAGGTGAAATCTTAAAGAAAGTCCCCCTCTTTTCTAAAGAGGGGAATCTAGATTCAAACCGTATTCCTTAATGACTTGATTTAACGTTTCAAAAACCTTTGGCAACACGTTTTGTATTGTTTCCGTCAAACCAATTCCAGATTCTAGCGATTCTGGTTGGATGCCGATGAGGCAAAGGTGTTTTGGGAATTCATCCGTTAATTTCATTGCAGAAAGTACATCACAAATGCCGAGTTGATGTGGTGAAATTTTGCGAGAGAAAAAGGTAGGCACCTGCTCATCATGTAACACGATAATTTCACCTGGTTGTTTGTTAGCAAGCACAGCATCGACAATAATCAAATGCTCACGATTTGCCATCGCATCCAGCAATTCCATGCCACAAGTACCACCATCGATGATGTCAAAGTGCGGTTGAATTTCAAGGCGATTTTCAAGCTCCTGCACAACGCGCACACCGACACCTTCATCGCTTAACAAAATATTGCCAACGCCTAGAATTAACGGCTTCATTACAACACCTTCACTTCAGTCACTTCACCGTTTTCGGTATTAACTACGTGCACGGCACAAGACATACAAGGGTCGAAAGAGTGAATGGTTCTGACTACTTCTAATGGTTTAGTCGGATCAGCAACCGGTGTACCAATAATGGAAAGCTCATAAGGGCCCATTTGGTCTTGTTCGTTACGTGGACCTGCATTCCATGTAGATGGTACAACGGCTTGATAGTTTTCAATGCGACCGTCTTTGATGACAACCCAGTGAGAAAGCATGCCACGTGGTACTTCACCGAAACCAACACCACGGAATTCACCGCTTGCTGGGATATTAGTTTTAATATACGCCGTCATATCACCTTTAGCGATATTATCAATGAGCATTTGCCATTGAGCACTTAAAATATCGTTGAGCGCACAGCAATGTACGGTACGACCGATAATACGTCCAAGGGTAGAATGTAATTGATCGGTGGTTAAAGTATTACCGGTCAATTTTTCATAAATGCCTTTTAATTCATTGAAGTGGTTGACAGTTGGTGTGTCATTCGTAGCTAAACCACACATTAAATAGGCGAGAGGGCCCACTTCGACGACTTTACCGTAGAAAGTTGGGGCTTTTACCCAAGAATATTTACCGTCATCCTGCCATCCGGTATATTTCGGACGAGTTAAACCAGCCCACGGTTCTAATGGTTCATCATCTTCGTACCAAGCGTGTTTACCGCTCTCTTTGATTCCTTTTACAACGAACTCATCTTTTTGTTGGTCGATAGGACGGAAAGTGGATAAATCGCCGTTTTCGATATAACCACCTTTTAACATGAATTTAGAGTTATCTGCATCAATTGGGTATTCTGGTACAGATAAGTAGTTGCCAGATGTTTTGCCTAAGCTTAACCATTCAGGATAGTAAGCCGCAAATACTGCTGCATCTACTTTATACACTTGGTTAATGAAGTCAGTTAAGCGATCGATACAAGCTTTCACGAACATGAGACGTTCTTGGTTTAGTACCGCTTGGGAATCTAAGTTAATTGGGTTTGCTACACCACCAATCGCCAAGTTTTGAATGTGTGGTGTTTTACTACCGAGTAATGCGACTACACGGTTAGCATCACGTTGACATTCAAGGGCTTGCAAATAGTGCGCGACGGCAATGAGGTTGACTTCTGGTGGAAGTTTCATTGCAGCGTGACCGAAGTAACCGTTAGCGAAAATACCAAGTTGTCCACTATCCACTAATGCTTGAATTTTTTTCTGTACATTGCGGAATTCGTTAGCACTGTTTAATGACCATGTAGAGACACCTTTTAGCATATCTGCTGCTTTTTCAGGATCAGCTTGTAGCGCAGCGGTGATATCCACCCAGTCCATCGCAGAGAGTTGATAGAAGTGCACGATATGGTCATGGATACTATGTGCAGCAAGAATCATGTTACGAATGTACTGTGCATTGACGGGAACTTTAGCACCAATAGCATCTTCTACGGCACGTACGCTGATAATCGCGTGTACTGTGGTACATACGCCACAGATACGTTGCATAATCATCCATGCATCACGTGGGTCGGCACCTTTTACGATATTTTCCATTCCACGCCACATGGTTCCTGAGGACCAAGCATTGGTGACGACACCATTTTCAATTTCGCAATCAATACGTAAATGACCCTCAATACGGGTAATTGGGTCAATTGAGATACGTTTTTTTTCTGACATTATTCTGCTCCGCTAACTTTTTTGCTGAATGCCGCTTTTTCGACAATAATTTTTTCTGAGTCTTCGGTATGTTTTTCTTTAAATACCGGCAATACAGGGAATAAACGAATGATTAAAATATATGCACATACTTCAATAGAAACGAAGCCAATTGAAATAAGCAATTCTTCCGCTGATGGGAAATATTGATAACCATTGCCCGGGTTATACATGATAAGCGAGTAGTTCATACGCCATAATGCTGCACCGAGTAACATGCTTAATGCCGAAATAAATAACCAACGGGAATCTGATTTTTTCTCCCCAAGGAAGAGGGTTAGTAATGGTAATACCATCAACCAGACTTCCATCCAGAACATCCATGCTTCAAATTGAGTTAATTTATCGAAACCTACAACCATTTGCAGTTTGTCGTGATAAATCAACTCACCAAAACGCACCGCTAAGAAACAGAAAATTAATCCTGCGGTAACGCGTGCAAGTTGAGTGAATAAATGACGTTCATCTGGCGTTTTTCCTGCAAGACCCGCTTTAACTAAGGAGCCTTCAAAGATCACGATAGAGAAGCCCATAATGAATGCAGTCAGTAAGGAGAGTATCGGTAAAACTTCATAGCTTTGCCATACCGGATGGACTTTATGACCAGCCACAATCATCAAGGAACCCATAGATGATTGGTGCATCATCGGCAATAAGGCACCCAAGGCAATAATGAAAAACATGATTTTATTGAGTTTATTAAACCATTTTTTCAAGCCAAAGAAACCAAGCCATACAGGGGCAAATTCTAGGGTTACCACGATGATATACACCGTCATACAAAACGCCGTTTCAAATAGAACGGAATTTGTGTTGAACTGACCTGGAATGTAGAAATATGGCAAATGCCAATAACGTCCCATATCAATGGTGATAGATAAACCACCAAGGGAATAGCCGAATAAACTTGCAAGCAATGCTGGGCGAACAAGAGCGTGATATTTCCCTTTATTGAAAATGTACACGGTCCAAGCGAGAGCCCAACCACCACAGGCAAATCCTGTACCGACAAGTAAGTCAAAGGCAATCCATAAACCCCAAGGATAACCGCCATTAAGTGCGGTCACGGAACCAATACCAAACACTAAACGTTTTAAAATTAATAAAACGCAAAGCACGGCAAGTGGTGCAAAAAAGAGAATTGCGGCAGAAACAAGGCGACCGCCCACCGGACGTGGATTACTCATGATGCTCATCCTCCGCTTCTTCCATTTCCTTGCGTGCCTGACGCATGGCTTCTTTTTGTGCTGCAATACGCTCAGCAATTTTATCGCCGTGCATATTTTTGTAAGTCATAAAGGTTAGACCCGCAAGTGCCACTAACGGTAAGGCTAAACCGCGATACAAGAAGTGTTGTAAATGCGCGGCACGAGAACCTGTTGAGACTTCATCTAAGTCTGGTAAACCAAGATTAGCAAAAGGTACACTACTTAAGGCGAGCACCTGTGTACCACCACCTTCTTT
This is a stretch of genomic DNA from Haemophilus parainfluenzae. It encodes these proteins:
- the lon gene encoding endopeptidase La, with the protein product MNAKRTQQRTLPVLPLRDVVVFPYMVMPLFVGRAKSISALDEAMNECKQLLLVSQKQADLEEPTVDDVFDVGTIANIIQLLKLPDGTVKVLVEGQQRAKINQLNDGEDHFSAEVTPIETTFGDEKELDVVKAAVLNEFESYLQLNKKIPADVLGALQRIDDADHLADTMAAHIPVTVRHKQSVLELADVQERLEYLLGMMESEADILQVEKRIRGRVKKQMEKSQRNYYLSEQIKAIRKEMDEGESEDTIDEVEQLRQKVEAAGMPADVRDKVESELQKLKMMSAMSAEATVVRSYIEWMLQVPWHKRTKVKKDIAKAQQVLDADHYGLERVKERILEYLAVQARLNKIKGPILCLVGPPGVGKTSLGQSIANATGRKYVRMALGGVRDEAEIRGHRKTYIGALPGKLIQKMAKVGVKNPLFLLDEIDKMSSDMRGDPASALLEVLDPEQNTTFNDHYLEVDYDLSDVMFVATSNSMNIPGPLLDRMEVIRLSGYTEDEKLNIAMQHLLQKQIERNGLKKGELTIEENAILDIIRYYTREAGVRGLEREISKICRKAVKNLLVNPKVKSITVNSDNLHDYLGVKRFEFGKADTQNRVGEVTGLAWTEVGGDLLTIETASVVGKGKLTFTGSLGDVMKESIQAAMTVVRARAEKLGINSEFHEKRDIHIHVPDGATPKDGPSAGIAMCTALVSCLTGNPVRADVAMTGEISLRGKVLPIGGLKEKLLAAHRGGIKTVLIPKDNVKDLEEIPGNVKENLAIHAVETIDEVLGLALENPPEGIEFVKVETKAKAPRRKAATKTARAVN
- the hemW gene encoding radical SAM family heme chaperone HemW — translated: MQKFPPLSLYVHIPWCVQKCPYCDFNSHAQKGAIPEQEYVQHLIADLEADLEKYQASIQNRPLHSIFIGGGTPSLFSAESIKLLLAEIQRRIPFSENIEITMEANPGTVEAERFKGYVDAGVTRISMGIQSFNDDKLQRLGRIHNAEEAKSAVSLAKVSGLKSFNLDLMHGLPNQALEEALDDLRQAIELAPPHLSWYQLTIEPNTMFAYRPPTLPDDDELWDIFEQGHQLLTEAGYQQYETSAYAKPGFQCQHNLNYWRFGDYLAIGCGAHGKLTFPDGDILRFSKTKHPKGYLRGEYLYEEKYVEKNDRAFEFFMNRFRLLEAVPKQEFEYYTGLSQSAVKNQIDFAIQQNYIVETPDYWQITEHGKLFLNELLALFLDE
- the rpiA gene encoding ribose-5-phosphate isomerase RpiA, encoding MDQLEMKKLAARAALKYVKPDTIVGVGSGSTVNCFIEALGELKDQIQGAVAASKASEELLRKQGIEVFSANDVSSLDIYVDGADEINPQKMMIKGGGAALTREKIVAALAKKFICIVDSSKQVDVLGTTFPLPVEVIPMARSQVGRKLVSLGGAPEYREGVVTDNGNVILDVHNFAILNPVEMEKELNNVAGVVTNGIFALRSADIVIVGTPEGAKVID
- the serA gene encoding phosphoglycerate dehydrogenase, whose amino-acid sequence is MTNKVSLDKSKIKFVLLEGVHQSALDTLHAAGYTNIDFYKKALDGDELKEAIKDAHFIGLRSRTNLTKEMIEAAPKLIAIGCFCIGTNQVDLDAAKMRGIPVFNAPFSNTRSVAELVLGEILLLMRNIPQANADVHRGLWNKSAVGSHEVRGKKLGIVGYGHIGSQLSIIAESLGMEVYFYDIENKLPLGNAKQLHTLEELLGFCDVISLHVPDLPSTRNLMSAERIAQLKQDSILINAARGMVVDIDALAAALEQGKVRGAAVDVFPVEPASINEEFVSPLRKFDNVILTPHIGGSTAEAQENIGFEVAGKFVKYSDNGSTLSSVNFPEVSLPEHLGTKRLLHIHENRPGVLNKLNQIFVEANLNIAAQFLQTDPKIGYVVVDIETDDASPLLAKLREIEGTIKARVLF
- the hybE gene encoding hydrogenase-2 assembly chaperone, encoding MYRHEKTPENSTALLTSVTGFEENPTDIFLTEMKNIVPEMQDLPFYHKGIECFCPKFVLFEDQWIGTVLTPWLMSVVILPGPQQQWEPRELGDKLTVQLPYKALTFTVSSLENVPQYLSCSLHSPLDPNLTNEQAVQLTQDCLRMVLSIPTAQPTFNSDRRNLFNAMMK
- a CDS encoding HyaD/HybD family hydrogenase maturation endopeptidase; this translates as MKPLILGVGNILLSDEGVGVRVVQELENRLEIQPHFDIIDGGTCGMELLDAMANREHLIIVDAVLANKQPGEIIVLHDEQVPTFFSRKISPHQLGICDVLSAMKLTDEFPKHLCLIGIQPESLESGIGLTETIQNVLPKVFETLNQVIKEYGLNLDSPL
- the hybC gene encoding hydrogenase 2 large subunit yields the protein MSEKKRISIDPITRIEGHLRIDCEIENGVVTNAWSSGTMWRGMENIVKGADPRDAWMIMQRICGVCTTVHAIISVRAVEDAIGAKVPVNAQYIRNMILAAHSIHDHIVHFYQLSAMDWVDITAALQADPEKAADMLKGVSTWSLNSANEFRNVQKKIQALVDSGQLGIFANGYFGHAAMKLPPEVNLIAVAHYLQALECQRDANRVVALLGSKTPHIQNLAIGGVANPINLDSQAVLNQERLMFVKACIDRLTDFINQVYKVDAAVFAAYYPEWLSLGKTSGNYLSVPEYPIDADNSKFMLKGGYIENGDLSTFRPIDQQKDEFVVKGIKESGKHAWYEDDEPLEPWAGLTRPKYTGWQDDGKYSWVKAPTFYGKVVEVGPLAYLMCGLATNDTPTVNHFNELKGIYEKLTGNTLTTDQLHSTLGRIIGRTVHCCALNDILSAQWQMLIDNIAKGDMTAYIKTNIPASGEFRGVGFGEVPRGMLSHWVVIKDGRIENYQAVVPSTWNAGPRNEQDQMGPYELSIIGTPVADPTKPLEVVRTIHSFDPCMSCAVHVVNTENGEVTEVKVL
- the hybB gene encoding Ni/Fe-hydrogenase cytochrome b subunit, with product MSNPRPVGGRLVSAAILFFAPLAVLCVLLILKRLVFGIGSVTALNGGYPWGLWIAFDLLVGTGFACGGWALAWTVYIFNKGKYHALVRPALLASLFGYSLGGLSITIDMGRYWHLPYFYIPGQFNTNSVLFETAFCMTVYIIVVTLEFAPVWLGFFGLKKWFNKLNKIMFFIIALGALLPMMHQSSMGSLMIVAGHKVHPVWQSYEVLPILSLLTAFIMGFSIVIFEGSLVKAGLAGKTPDERHLFTQLARVTAGLIFCFLAVRFGELIYHDKLQMVVGFDKLTQFEAWMFWMEVWLMVLPLLTLFLGEKKSDSRWLFISALSMLLGAALWRMNYSLIMYNPGNGYQYFPSAEELLISIGFVSIEVCAYILIIRLFPVLPVFKEKHTEDSEKIIVEKAAFSKKVSGAE